The following proteins come from a genomic window of Proteiniphilum propionicum:
- a CDS encoding peptide MFS transporter: MFKNHPKGLFAASLANMGERFGFYTMMAILSLFIMSKFGLNETNTGIIYSIFYASIYLLALVGGLIADKTRNYKGTILIGLLLMSLGYVIIAIPSPTPVPANEFMLFLGITCLGLLVIAFGNGLFKGNLQALVGQMYDNPQFSKMRDSGFQLFYMFINIGAIFAPFIAVGVRNWWVEKNGFLYNADLPALAHQYLGNTITPEGTSRLQNLASEVGFAGTDLSAFSSEYLNVFTTGFHYAFGVAIFAMLISLAIYLANKNKFPDPAVAKASATADGSTPVDEMDIKEVKQRLYALFAVFAVVIFFWFSFHQNGLTLTYFAKDYTDLSQIKVNLGFATLQGAEIFQAINPFFVVFLTPIIVGLFGWLRSKGKEPSTPRKIAIGMGIAALAYLVMSLGSIGLPNKAEIDAMGGLPDSARVTPWILIGTYFILTVAELFISPLGISFVSKVAPPKLQGIMQGAWLGATAAGNSLLFIGAIFYTSMSMTATWMLFVTACIISMFTMLAMLKWLERVAK; the protein is encoded by the coding sequence ATGTTCAAAAATCATCCCAAAGGATTATTCGCCGCTTCGCTGGCGAACATGGGTGAGCGCTTTGGTTTTTACACCATGATGGCCATCCTCTCACTCTTTATAATGTCAAAGTTCGGACTTAACGAAACCAACACCGGAATTATCTATTCAATCTTCTACGCGTCCATTTATCTGTTGGCACTGGTAGGCGGACTTATTGCAGACAAAACCCGTAACTACAAGGGAACTATCTTAATAGGATTGCTTCTGATGTCACTTGGGTATGTAATTATTGCCATTCCCTCTCCAACACCTGTCCCCGCGAATGAATTCATGCTTTTCCTGGGAATTACCTGCTTAGGGCTTTTGGTCATTGCCTTTGGTAATGGTTTGTTCAAAGGCAACCTACAGGCACTGGTTGGCCAAATGTACGATAACCCTCAATTTAGCAAGATGAGGGACTCCGGGTTCCAGCTGTTTTACATGTTCATAAACATTGGTGCTATCTTTGCCCCTTTCATCGCTGTGGGTGTAAGAAACTGGTGGGTAGAAAAAAATGGCTTTCTCTATAATGCCGATCTTCCTGCGCTTGCGCATCAGTATCTGGGTAATACAATCACTCCCGAAGGAACATCACGCCTTCAGAACCTGGCTTCTGAAGTTGGATTCGCCGGTACCGATCTATCCGCATTCAGTTCAGAATACCTTAATGTGTTCACCACGGGATTCCATTATGCCTTTGGGGTAGCAATTTTTGCGATGCTCATTTCATTAGCTATTTACCTTGCCAACAAAAACAAATTCCCCGATCCTGCAGTAGCCAAGGCTTCTGCAACTGCAGACGGTAGCACACCCGTTGACGAGATGGATATAAAAGAGGTAAAACAACGTCTTTACGCACTGTTCGCCGTTTTTGCAGTAGTAATTTTCTTCTGGTTTTCTTTTCATCAGAACGGTCTAACACTAACATACTTTGCCAAAGACTATACCGATCTGAGCCAGATAAAAGTCAATCTTGGATTTGCCACCTTGCAGGGAGCCGAGATATTCCAGGCAATTAACCCATTTTTCGTGGTATTCCTCACTCCTATTATCGTTGGATTATTCGGATGGCTCAGGTCAAAAGGGAAAGAACCATCCACACCGCGGAAAATTGCCATTGGAATGGGTATTGCTGCTTTAGCTTATCTTGTAATGTCGCTTGGTTCCATAGGTTTACCCAACAAAGCTGAAATAGATGCAATGGGCGGGCTTCCTGATTCTGCACGTGTGACACCATGGATTCTTATCGGTACATATTTTATTCTTACGGTTGCCGAGCTTTTTATAAGCCCTCTCGGTATCTCTTTCGTATCAAAAGTTGCTCCCCCAAAACTTCAGGGTATCATGCAAGGAGCCTGGTTGGGAGCTACCGCGGCAGGAAACAGCTTGCTCTTTATCGGGGCCATCTTCTATACAAGTATGTCTATGACTGCTACATGGATGCTGTTTGTTACTGCTTGTATTATCTCAATGTTCACAATGCTCGCCATGCTAAAATGGCTTGAAAGAGTTGCAAAATAA
- a CDS encoding prephenate dehydratase, protein MKRVAIQGGAGAYHEIAAREYFKGEEVDIVPCSTFRDIFIEASKDPALIGVMAIENTIAGSLLQNHDLLKINDLQIAGEHKLRISHSLASLPGSSICDIKEVMSHPMALMQCEEFLDTLPGVKIVEHSDTALAAKDVREKNMVGTAAICSTFAAEMYGLEVVARGIETNKRNFTRFLILAQGEMLREVKKDNHINKSSMVFILPHNEGSLSKVLSVLSFYDINLTRIQSLPIIGREWEYQFYIDLTFTDFFRYRQSVDAIMPLISGLKILGEYREEKHGTIEQRSKEKMNYFAVDFKKPFIRTNERANEF, encoded by the coding sequence ATGAAGAGAGTAGCTATTCAGGGAGGTGCAGGTGCATACCACGAGATCGCGGCACGTGAGTATTTTAAGGGTGAAGAGGTGGATATTGTTCCCTGCAGCACTTTCCGTGATATTTTTATTGAGGCTTCTAAAGATCCCGCGCTGATAGGGGTAATGGCAATTGAAAACACAATAGCGGGAAGTCTTTTGCAGAATCACGATCTTTTGAAAATTAATGATCTGCAGATTGCAGGTGAGCATAAACTGCGTATTTCACATTCACTGGCGTCACTACCCGGAAGTTCAATATGCGATATTAAAGAGGTGATGTCGCACCCCATGGCGTTGATGCAATGTGAAGAGTTTCTTGATACACTTCCCGGTGTAAAAATAGTTGAGCACAGTGATACGGCCCTTGCTGCAAAAGATGTACGAGAAAAAAACATGGTCGGTACAGCTGCCATATGCAGCACCTTTGCAGCAGAAATGTACGGGTTGGAGGTTGTTGCCCGTGGTATTGAGACAAATAAAAGGAACTTTACCCGGTTTCTTATTCTTGCACAGGGTGAGATGCTTCGAGAAGTGAAGAAGGATAATCATATCAACAAGTCGTCGATGGTTTTCATATTGCCTCACAACGAAGGAAGCCTCTCGAAAGTACTGTCGGTGTTGTCCTTTTATGACATTAACCTAACCCGTATTCAGTCGTTGCCCATTATTGGAAGAGAGTGGGAGTATCAGTTTTACATCGACCTCACCTTTACCGATTTTTTCCGCTACCGGCAGTCAGTTGATGCTATAATGCCATTGATAAGCGGATTGAAAATACTGGGTGAGTACAGGGAGGAAAAGCATGGCACTATAGAACAAAGATCGAAGGAGAAAATGAATTATTTCGCGGTTGATTTTAAGAAGCCATTTATTCGTACAAATGAGAGAGCGAATGAGTTTTAG
- a CDS encoding pyridoxal phosphate-dependent aminotransferase yields MKTIEPAEHIKTIAEYYFSVKLAEVARMNSEGKNVISLAVGAPDRMPSQKTISKLCEAACRPDVHAYQPYTGIPELRKAYADWYGRIYGVELFTDEVLPLIGSKEGVLHISMTFLNYGDGVLVPNPGYPTYTSVSNLLRANVIQYDLMEDDNWQPNFEALEKMDLSQVKLMWVNYPNMPTGANASAGLFEKLVAFGKRHSIIICHDNPYSFILNDKPMSILSVPGAKDICIELNSLSKSHNMSGWRMGVLASNPQFVRWVLKEKSNIDSGQFKPMQLAAVEALSNPLEWHAEMNSIYAGRRLWAEKILDLLQCTFDKRQVGLFVWGKLSDKVADSESFIDDILYNARVFITPGSVFGSNGDRFIRISLGSSEEKIQEAYHRINAYLSTLQ; encoded by the coding sequence ATGAAGACAATTGAACCTGCTGAACATATAAAAACAATCGCAGAATACTATTTTTCAGTAAAACTTGCAGAGGTCGCCCGTATGAATAGCGAAGGTAAAAATGTAATAAGCCTGGCGGTGGGTGCTCCCGACAGAATGCCTTCGCAGAAAACAATAAGTAAGCTTTGTGAAGCTGCGTGCCGTCCCGATGTGCATGCTTATCAGCCTTACACGGGAATACCCGAACTTCGTAAAGCATATGCCGATTGGTATGGCAGGATATACGGTGTGGAATTGTTTACAGATGAGGTACTCCCGTTGATAGGATCGAAAGAGGGAGTGTTGCATATTTCAATGACATTTCTTAACTACGGAGATGGGGTTTTAGTACCGAATCCAGGTTATCCTACCTATACCTCTGTGTCTAATTTGCTGAGAGCCAATGTTATTCAGTATGACCTGATGGAGGACGACAACTGGCAGCCCAATTTTGAAGCGCTGGAAAAGATGGATCTGTCGCAGGTGAAACTGATGTGGGTAAACTATCCGAATATGCCTACCGGTGCCAACGCGTCGGCTGGGTTGTTTGAAAAGCTGGTAGCTTTTGGCAAGAGGCACTCAATAATTATTTGTCATGATAATCCTTACAGCTTTATCCTGAATGACAAACCAATGAGCATTTTATCGGTACCTGGTGCAAAAGATATTTGCATCGAGCTCAACTCATTAAGCAAGTCGCACAATATGTCGGGCTGGCGTATGGGAGTGCTTGCTTCCAATCCCCAATTTGTGAGATGGGTACTAAAGGAGAAAAGCAATATCGACAGCGGGCAGTTTAAGCCGATGCAACTGGCTGCCGTTGAAGCTTTGTCGAACCCTTTGGAATGGCATGCAGAGATGAATAGTATTTACGCAGGCCGCCGCTTATGGGCCGAAAAGATATTGGATCTGCTGCAATGCACATTCGACAAACGCCAGGTTGGGCTGTTTGTCTGGGGTAAATTGAGCGACAAGGTAGCTGACAGCGAATCCTTTATAGATGATATCCTTTATAACGCAAGGGTATTTATCACGCCGGGATCTGTCTTCGGCAGCAACGGAGATAGATTTATACGTATCTCACTTGGTTCTTCTGAGGAGAAAATTCAGGAAGCTTATCACAGGATTAATGCTTACTTGTCAACATTGCAGTGA
- a CDS encoding bifunctional 3-deoxy-7-phosphoheptulonate synthase/chorismate mutase type II, with protein sequence MEFESILLPGIDEKRPLVISGPCSAETEEQVMVTAGQLASIGVKIFRAGVWKPRTKPGGFEGVGSPALKWLLKAKKETGMYVATEVATEKHVYESLKYGVDLLWIGARTTANPFAVQEIADTLRGVDIPVLIKNPVNPDLELWIGALERLYNAGIKRLGVIHRGFSTPDKTVYRNIPQWHIPIELKRRYPALPILCDPSHIGGDRNLIFKLSQQAMDLNYSGLIIESHCSPDDAWSDRAQQITPAALKEVLDSLVIRNTVQTTEDLSVLRNQIDDLDNELLQLLAKRMRVSREIGYYKLEHDMPILQTQRYDQILTDRACQGERMEMSGDFIKQVLEAIHSESVRQQMVVMEREKKRNNKVK encoded by the coding sequence ATGGAGTTCGAATCAATATTATTACCGGGTATAGATGAAAAACGGCCGCTCGTGATTTCAGGACCCTGCAGCGCAGAGACGGAGGAACAGGTGATGGTCACTGCCGGGCAACTGGCCTCAATAGGTGTTAAGATTTTCAGGGCGGGTGTTTGGAAGCCGAGGACCAAGCCTGGTGGTTTTGAAGGGGTGGGCAGCCCTGCCCTCAAATGGCTTCTGAAAGCAAAAAAGGAGACCGGCATGTATGTAGCTACCGAGGTAGCTACAGAAAAACATGTCTATGAGTCACTAAAATATGGCGTGGATTTGTTATGGATAGGTGCACGAACCACCGCTAACCCTTTTGCAGTACAGGAGATTGCTGACACACTGCGAGGGGTGGATATACCTGTTCTGATAAAGAATCCGGTGAACCCCGACCTGGAGCTGTGGATAGGTGCATTGGAAAGGTTGTACAATGCCGGGATAAAGCGGTTGGGAGTGATTCACAGAGGTTTCAGCACACCCGATAAAACTGTGTACCGCAATATTCCGCAGTGGCATATCCCTATTGAGTTGAAGCGACGTTATCCCGCACTTCCCATCCTGTGCGACCCGAGTCATATAGGGGGAGACCGCAACCTTATCTTTAAGCTCAGCCAGCAGGCTATGGACCTGAACTATTCAGGATTGATAATAGAATCTCACTGTTCACCTGATGATGCATGGAGCGATAGGGCGCAACAGATAACGCCAGCAGCACTTAAGGAGGTGCTTGACAGCCTGGTCATCCGCAATACCGTGCAGACTACAGAAGATCTCTCTGTGTTGCGAAATCAGATAGATGATCTGGACAACGAGCTATTGCAGCTGCTTGCCAAGCGGATGCGTGTATCAAGAGAGATTGGGTACTATAAGCTGGAGCACGATATGCCTATCCTGCAGACGCAGCGTTATGACCAGATCCTTACAGATCGTGCCTGCCAGGGCGAACGGATGGAGATGTCGGGCGATTTTATAAAACAGGTACTGGAGGCTATCCACTCTGAATCGGTACGCCAGCAGATGGTGGTCATGGAAAGAGAAAAAAAGAGAAATAACAAAGTAAAATGA
- a CDS encoding prephenate dehydrogenase/arogenate dehydrogenase family protein — protein sequence MKILILGAGKMGSFFADVLSFEHEVAVLDTDPKKLRFIYNTLRMTNPEEVQEFAPELVINAATLKYTIEAFNNVLPYLPQTCILSDIASVKTGLEEFYLERTRPYVSTHPMFGPTFASLSDLSTQSAIIISESSHLGKVFFRDLYRRLKLNVFEYSFREHDETIAYSLSIPFASTLVFASVMKHQDAPGTTFKKHMNIAQGLLSEDDFLLTEILFNPYTPDQLVKIREKLKELLAIIVDKDSEKMKLFLTGVRKNIE from the coding sequence ATGAAAATATTAATTCTTGGAGCCGGCAAGATGGGGTCGTTCTTTGCCGATGTGCTCAGTTTTGAACACGAAGTGGCTGTTTTGGATACAGACCCGAAAAAACTACGGTTCATCTACAACACGCTTCGAATGACAAATCCTGAAGAAGTGCAGGAATTTGCACCCGAACTGGTTATTAATGCAGCTACGCTGAAATACACCATCGAAGCGTTTAACAACGTGTTGCCCTATTTGCCGCAAACGTGTATTTTGAGCGATATTGCATCGGTGAAAACCGGCTTGGAGGAATTTTACCTCGAACGTACCCGCCCTTATGTCTCCACTCACCCGATGTTCGGGCCTACGTTTGCCAGCCTGAGCGACCTTAGCACGCAAAGTGCCATTATTATTTCCGAATCGTCACATCTGGGGAAGGTGTTTTTCCGGGATCTGTACCGCCGGCTAAAACTGAATGTTTTTGAATATTCGTTCAGGGAGCACGATGAAACCATCGCTTACTCGCTTTCCATCCCGTTTGCATCCACATTGGTGTTTGCATCGGTAATGAAGCATCAGGATGCGCCGGGAACCACGTTCAAAAAGCATATGAACATTGCACAGGGATTACTTTCGGAAGATGATTTTCTCTTAACGGAGATTTTGTTTAATCCATATACTCCCGATCAATTGGTAAAAATCAGGGAGAAACTGAAAGAATTACTTGCCATCATCGTAGATAAAGACAGCGAAAAGATGAAACTGTTTTTGACCGGGGTGAGAAAGAATATTGAATAA
- a CDS encoding peptidylprolyl isomerase, with the protein MNKYVLIFLLMAASNCIYAQAKYPPIVIETNYGRMKAILYDDTPRHSEHYLKLIRQGYFNGTLFHRVIKDFMIQGGAQDSKNAPAGAQIGGGRTDMDIMPEFRDNHFHKKGALAAPRRGDNVNPQKKSDASQFYIVHGKVYTEGRLDTMEMAVNVPIKNKLIRSHYSPHKEKLANLKESDPRGFNALLDSVLSVVDSLYEAAPGKFFFPEGLKDAYSTIGGAHHLDGEYTVFGEITEGLEVIDKIAALPVDSNSRPTDDAKIVRVYAEE; encoded by the coding sequence ATGAATAAATATGTACTAATCTTTCTGTTGATGGCTGCATCAAACTGTATATATGCACAAGCCAAATACCCGCCAATTGTAATCGAGACCAATTACGGCAGAATGAAAGCGATACTGTATGACGATACACCAAGGCATAGTGAACACTACCTGAAACTAATCAGACAGGGTTATTTTAACGGGACACTGTTTCACAGAGTCATAAAAGATTTCATGATCCAGGGAGGGGCACAGGATTCGAAGAATGCTCCTGCCGGAGCACAAATCGGCGGCGGACGTACCGATATGGATATTATGCCCGAGTTCAGGGACAATCATTTTCATAAAAAAGGAGCTCTGGCTGCTCCGAGAAGGGGAGATAACGTAAACCCGCAAAAAAAATCGGATGCTTCACAGTTTTATATCGTTCACGGAAAAGTTTATACCGAAGGCCGGTTGGATACTATGGAGATGGCTGTGAATGTCCCTATAAAGAACAAGCTCATCCGCAGCCATTACTCACCGCACAAAGAGAAGTTAGCCAATCTGAAGGAGAGTGACCCAAGAGGGTTTAACGCTCTTCTCGACTCGGTTCTTTCAGTGGTTGACTCACTCTACGAAGCGGCTCCGGGAAAATTCTTCTTTCCGGAAGGGCTGAAAGATGCATATAGTACTATTGGCGGCGCACATCACCTAGATGGAGAGTATACCGTTTTCGGGGAGATAACAGAGGGATTGGAGGTGATTGACAAGATTGCCGCCCTGCCAGTCGACAGCAACAGCCGGCCCACTGACGATGCAAAGATTGTGAGGGTTTACGCGGAGGAGTAA
- a CDS encoding LptF/LptG family permease → MRLNSFNHIKLKRLDRYIIKKFLGTYIFMIALIISIAVVFDINEKIDKFMTNNASLHSIIFDYYLNFIPYYTNLFSPLFVFLAVIFFTSKMANNSEIIAILSNGISFKRLMKPYMISAFVIAVFAFIFGSYLIPPANATRIEFENTYIDPRKKKVGDRDIQFKVGEGTIVYFGNFDLGSKTGYSFSIDHFDNLHLSSRLTAQSIRYDSAYHWTISDYQIRSFNGLKETITHGSSIDTTLQIVPNDFIIAKTDHQMMSSPQLRRYIHSQKERGMGNIQSFQIEYHSRIASVFSAFILTIIGVSLSARKVKGGMGLNIGIGLVLSMAYILFMTVSSTFAVKGGMSPFIATWIPNVIFTGIALYLYKRSPN, encoded by the coding sequence ATGAGACTTAATAGTTTTAACCATATAAAGTTGAAGCGCCTGGACAGGTACATCATTAAAAAGTTCCTGGGCACCTATATTTTCATGATCGCGCTGATAATATCCATAGCTGTGGTTTTCGACATCAATGAGAAGATAGACAAATTCATGACTAACAATGCTTCGCTGCATAGCATAATCTTTGATTATTACCTCAACTTCATTCCTTACTACACCAACCTTTTCAGCCCCCTTTTCGTTTTCCTGGCAGTAATTTTTTTCACCTCCAAAATGGCCAATAACTCCGAGATCATCGCCATTCTATCCAACGGAATCAGCTTTAAACGGCTAATGAAACCATATATGATTTCGGCATTCGTGATTGCAGTATTCGCCTTTATCTTCGGAAGCTACCTGATCCCTCCGGCCAATGCTACCCGTATTGAGTTTGAGAATACATATATTGATCCTCGGAAAAAGAAAGTAGGAGACCGGGATATTCAGTTTAAAGTGGGAGAAGGGACCATTGTTTATTTCGGGAACTTCGATCTGGGCAGTAAAACAGGGTACAGTTTTTCCATTGATCATTTCGATAACCTGCACCTGTCATCGCGGCTAACTGCACAATCAATACGTTACGACTCTGCCTATCACTGGACCATAAGCGATTATCAGATAAGGAGTTTCAACGGGTTGAAAGAGACAATTACGCACGGTTCATCTATTGACACTACTCTGCAGATTGTACCCAACGATTTCATTATAGCAAAAACCGATCATCAGATGATGTCATCACCCCAGCTCCGCAGGTATATACATAGCCAGAAAGAACGGGGGATGGGCAATATACAGTCATTCCAGATAGAATATCACTCACGCATAGCTTCAGTCTTTTCTGCCTTTATTCTTACAATTATCGGGGTATCCCTGTCGGCGAGGAAAGTAAAAGGGGGCATGGGGCTTAATATTGGGATCGGGCTGGTACTGAGTATGGCGTATATCCTTTTCATGACTGTAAGTTCCACTTTTGCGGTAAAGGGGGGGATGAGCCCTTTCATCGCAACATGGATACCCAACGTTATTTTCACCGGTATAGCCCTCTATCTCTATAAACGGTCGCCTAACTAA
- the tgt gene encoding tRNA guanosine(34) transglycosylase Tgt, with the protein MDFQLLHTDPKSCARAGLITTSHGVIETPVFMPVGTAGSVKAVHISELENDIGAQIILGNTYHLYLRPGLNILKQAGGLHRFISWNKPMLTDSGGFQVFSLAENRKLMEEGAAFQSHIDGSRHFFTPEKAVDIQRIIGADIMMAFDECTPGDADYGYAKKSLDLTERWLDRCIERFHETECPYGHSQALFPIVQGCVYPDLRRRAAENVAAKGADGNAIGGLAVGEPTEKMYEMVELVNEILPKDKPRYLMGVGKPENILEAIERGVDMFDCIMPTRNGRNGQIFTKQGVMNMRNEKWKNDFSPIEEDGASFVDRLYSKAYLRHLINVNEILGLQIASVHNLAFYVWLVKEARKHIIEGNFTEWKRTIIENVTRRL; encoded by the coding sequence TTGGATTTCCAGCTATTACATACCGACCCGAAATCATGCGCCAGAGCGGGATTAATAACCACATCGCACGGAGTAATTGAGACACCCGTATTTATGCCTGTGGGAACTGCAGGCAGCGTGAAAGCAGTTCATATAAGCGAACTGGAAAATGATATAGGCGCTCAGATTATCCTTGGCAATACATATCATCTATACCTCCGCCCGGGCCTTAACATTCTCAAACAAGCCGGCGGACTGCACAGATTCATCAGCTGGAACAAACCAATGCTTACAGACAGTGGCGGGTTTCAGGTATTTTCACTGGCAGAAAACCGGAAACTTATGGAGGAAGGAGCCGCTTTTCAGTCCCACATCGATGGCTCAAGGCACTTTTTTACGCCCGAAAAGGCAGTTGATATCCAGCGTATCATAGGTGCTGATATCATGATGGCTTTCGATGAGTGTACACCTGGTGATGCCGATTATGGCTACGCGAAAAAGTCACTTGACCTTACAGAACGGTGGCTCGACCGCTGTATTGAACGTTTCCATGAGACCGAATGTCCGTACGGGCACAGCCAGGCTCTTTTCCCCATCGTGCAGGGATGTGTATATCCCGATCTTCGCCGCCGTGCAGCAGAGAATGTGGCAGCCAAAGGTGCGGATGGTAACGCTATCGGCGGCTTGGCCGTGGGCGAACCAACTGAAAAAATGTATGAGATGGTGGAGCTGGTAAACGAGATTCTGCCAAAAGACAAACCACGTTACCTGATGGGAGTAGGTAAACCTGAAAACATACTCGAAGCCATTGAAAGGGGTGTTGATATGTTCGATTGTATTATGCCCACCCGTAACGGCCGCAACGGGCAGATCTTCACAAAACAGGGAGTAATGAACATGCGCAATGAAAAATGGAAAAATGATTTCTCCCCTATTGAAGAGGATGGGGCATCGTTCGTTGACAGATTATACAGCAAAGCTTATCTTAGACATCTTATAAACGTAAACGAAATACTCGGATTGCAGATAGCTTCTGTCCACAACCTGGCGTTCTACGTCTGGCTGGTAAAGGAAGCCAGAAAGCATATCATCGAAGGCAATTTTACTGAATGGAAACGAACGATAATAGAAAATGTTACAAGACGCCTATGA
- the lipA gene encoding lipoyl synthase, whose translation MENKPELIERKPEWLKISLPQGKQYLDVKEIIARKRLNTICVSGKCPNLSECWGRGTATFMILGDICTRSCKFCATKTGTPLGVDWDEPDRLADTIEKMKLRHCVITSVDRDDLDDGGAELWAATVKRVKERNPHITIETLIPDFNGNRELIDRVIASGPNIVSHNMETVRRLTPKIRSSAKYDISLKTIEIIANNGKVKAKSGIMVGLGESEEEVIETMDDLINVGCRVFTIGQYLQPTRKHLAVKEYVSLEQFQRYKAIGLEKGFQFVESGPLVRSSYRAERHI comes from the coding sequence ATGGAAAATAAACCTGAATTGATTGAAAGGAAGCCCGAATGGCTTAAAATATCGCTCCCGCAGGGCAAACAATATCTTGATGTAAAAGAGATTATCGCAAGGAAAAGACTCAACACCATATGTGTTAGCGGTAAATGTCCCAATCTGTCTGAGTGTTGGGGTAGAGGAACTGCCACATTTATGATTCTGGGTGATATATGTACACGATCGTGCAAGTTTTGTGCAACAAAAACAGGTACACCGCTCGGGGTGGACTGGGATGAGCCCGACCGGCTTGCAGATACCATTGAGAAGATGAAACTTAGGCATTGTGTTATCACCAGTGTGGACAGGGATGATCTGGATGATGGTGGTGCCGAACTGTGGGCTGCCACCGTGAAGCGTGTAAAAGAGAGAAACCCCCATATTACAATAGAGACGCTGATTCCCGATTTCAATGGGAACAGGGAGCTTATAGACAGAGTGATTGCTTCTGGCCCCAACATTGTGTCACACAATATGGAGACCGTGAGGCGCCTGACACCCAAAATACGCAGTAGTGCCAAATACGATATCAGCCTAAAGACAATAGAGATCATTGCCAACAACGGTAAGGTGAAAGCCAAGTCGGGTATAATGGTGGGGCTGGGAGAATCAGAGGAGGAAGTTATTGAAACTATGGACGACCTGATTAATGTGGGATGTAGGGTGTTTACCATCGGGCAGTATCTGCAGCCCACTCGAAAACATCTGGCAGTGAAGGAGTACGTGTCGTTAGAACAGTTTCAAAGATACAAGGCTATCGGATTGGAGAAAGGGTTTCAATTCGTGGAAAGCGGCCCGCTGGTACGTTCATCTTATCGCGCTGAAAGGCATATATAA
- the lipB gene encoding lipoyl(octanoyl) transferase LipB, with amino-acid sequence MKKKVIFEDLGRIRYKSAWDYQEKLFEQVISEKLNKNEKKDQYLLFCEHEHVYTLGKRGDKHNLLITRHLCESKNIDLHAIDRGGDITYHGPGQLVAYPIIDLEAFGTGVKSYISMLEDVVIEVLKTYGIEGEKDNKAMGVWIDAGIPEKARKICAIGVRASRYVTMHGLALNINTDLTYFSYINPCGFTDRGVTSMQKEIGKEVDFGEASGRMKIAFSDVFGMEFTS; translated from the coding sequence ATGAAAAAGAAAGTTATTTTTGAAGATCTCGGCCGCATCCGTTACAAGAGTGCGTGGGATTATCAGGAAAAGCTGTTCGAACAGGTCATTAGTGAGAAGCTTAACAAGAATGAGAAGAAGGATCAGTACCTTCTTTTTTGTGAACATGAGCATGTCTATACACTTGGAAAAAGAGGTGATAAACATAATCTACTTATAACTAGGCATCTGTGTGAAAGTAAAAATATAGATCTGCACGCTATCGACCGGGGAGGTGATATCACTTATCACGGCCCCGGTCAACTGGTAGCCTATCCTATTATCGACCTTGAGGCGTTTGGCACAGGAGTGAAGAGCTATATCTCCATGCTTGAGGATGTGGTGATTGAAGTGCTTAAAACCTACGGTATAGAGGGCGAGAAAGATAATAAGGCAATGGGTGTGTGGATTGATGCTGGCATACCGGAAAAGGCACGCAAGATCTGCGCTATTGGAGTACGCGCAAGCAGATATGTGACAATGCACGGCCTGGCACTTAATATCAATACAGACCTCACCTATTTCAGTTATATCAACCCATGCGGTTTTACCGACAGGGGCGTAACATCCATGCAAAAGGAGATTGGCAAAGAGGTTGATTTCGGGGAGGCTTCTGGTAGGATGAAAATTGCATTTTCTGATGTTTTTGGTATGGAATTTACAAGTTAA